The Nitratidesulfovibrio sp. SRB-5 genome includes a window with the following:
- a CDS encoding ABC transporter permease yields MTAYREVVVRTPLALKLLPILSVATFFIAWEIVVRTGVVPDTMLAAPTTVTQLLFDKFTNMDPDGALLHQHAWVSIQEAFGGYFLALAVGLPLGLAMGWFNVAEGLARPIFEIIRPIPPVAWIPLTIFWFGIGLPGKIFIIWLGGLVPCVINAYVGVKMTNPTLIQMARTYGASDWQIFRQLCIPSALPMVFGALQIALACCWTNLVAAELLAADAGLGFMITMGRRLAMPEMVVLGMFMVGLTGAFIGVIIDKVEKRLLAGIRR; encoded by the coding sequence ATGACCGCATATCGCGAGGTTGTCGTAAGAACGCCGCTGGCGCTGAAGCTGCTGCCCATCCTCAGCGTGGCCACGTTCTTCATCGCATGGGAAATCGTCGTGCGCACCGGGGTCGTGCCGGACACCATGCTGGCCGCGCCCACCACCGTGACGCAACTACTGTTCGACAAGTTCACCAACATGGACCCCGACGGCGCCCTGCTGCACCAGCACGCCTGGGTCAGCATCCAGGAAGCCTTCGGCGGCTATTTCCTGGCCCTTGCCGTGGGCCTGCCGCTGGGCCTCGCCATGGGCTGGTTCAACGTGGCCGAGGGCCTTGCCCGGCCCATCTTCGAGATCATCCGCCCCATCCCCCCGGTGGCGTGGATACCCCTGACCATCTTCTGGTTCGGCATCGGGCTGCCCGGCAAGATATTCATCATCTGGCTGGGGGGGCTGGTTCCGTGCGTCATCAACGCCTACGTGGGGGTCAAGATGACCAACCCCACGCTCATCCAGATGGCCCGCACCTACGGGGCCAGCGACTGGCAGATTTTCCGGCAGCTGTGCATCCCTTCGGCGCTGCCCATGGTCTTCGGCGCCCTGCAGATCGCGCTGGCCTGCTGCTGGACCAACCTGGTGGCGGCGGAACTGCTGGCCGCCGACGCGGGCCTGGGGTTCATGATCACCATGGGCAGGCGGCTGGCCATGCCCGAAATGGTGGTGCTGGGCATGTTCATGGTGGGGCTGACCGGCGCCTTCATCGGCGTGATCATCGACAAGGTTGAAAAGCGGCTGCTGGCCGGGATCAGGAGGTAG
- a CDS encoding ABC transporter permease produces MSQEATCSAASSSIANETVGQVVDRGPLNLGRILTNRWFLHTVSIVAFFTLWDWLARSNVLGGGSSALARPHEVLEQLVVLTREELAELTLWGHVWASTQRVVVGFSIAAAIAVPLGLFMALNRYVNAIVKPLFDLLKPMPPISWISISILWFGIGETSKVFIIVLGTFVPCLLNAYNGVRLVEPELYDVVRMLGGKRRDEILHVCFPASFPAIFAGLQISLSIAWTCVLAAELVSARSGLGYIIVQGMNLSQPAMVIGGMAVIAAAAWGTTLLVTALERKLCPWKRKIAGL; encoded by the coding sequence ATGTCGCAGGAAGCCACGTGCAGCGCCGCAAGCTCTTCCATCGCCAACGAAACCGTGGGACAGGTCGTGGACCGCGGCCCGCTGAACCTCGGCCGCATCCTCACCAACCGCTGGTTCCTGCACACCGTGTCCATCGTGGCCTTCTTTACGCTGTGGGACTGGCTGGCGCGCTCCAACGTGCTGGGCGGGGGCAGCAGCGCCCTGGCCCGCCCGCACGAGGTGCTGGAACAACTGGTGGTGCTTACCCGGGAGGAACTGGCGGAACTGACCCTGTGGGGTCACGTGTGGGCCAGCACCCAGCGCGTGGTGGTGGGCTTTTCCATTGCCGCCGCCATCGCCGTGCCGCTGGGGCTGTTCATGGCCCTGAACCGCTACGTCAACGCCATCGTCAAACCCTTGTTCGACCTGCTGAAGCCCATGCCGCCCATTTCATGGATATCCATCTCCATCCTGTGGTTCGGCATCGGCGAGACGTCCAAGGTGTTCATCATCGTGCTGGGCACCTTCGTGCCCTGCCTGCTCAACGCTTACAACGGCGTGCGCCTGGTGGAACCGGAACTGTACGACGTGGTGCGCATGCTGGGCGGCAAGCGCCGCGACGAGATACTGCACGTCTGTTTTCCCGCCTCGTTCCCGGCCATCTTCGCAGGGTTGCAGATATCGCTCAGCATCGCCTGGACCTGCGTGCTGGCGGCGGAACTGGTCAGCGCCCGTTCTGGCCTGGGGTACATCATCGTGCAGGGCATGAACCTGTCGCAACCGGCCATGGTCATCGGCGGCATGGCGGTCATCGCGGCGGCGGCGTGGGGCACCACGCTGCTGGTCACCGCGCTGGAACGCAAGCTGTGCCCGTGGAAGCGCAAGATCGCCGGGCTGTAG
- the nadC gene encoding carboxylating nicotinate-nucleotide diphosphorylase codes for MSSHTVPDFDTFFAGQPREHLLAAIDLALLEDGPDLTSDAVFGPVDRLAAQIVAKQQTLVAGLPIAPLVMERCAALLESPVVGGWTWTPHTADGDELPSGFIAADIEGPARLVLKAERVILNFVCHLSGIANLTRRYTRELDGTSTRLLDTRKTLPGLRFPEKYAVLVGGGQNHRRTLAEMLMLKDNHIDAAGSITAAVAALRAAYAPCPPIEVECRTLDEVREAVACKVDRIMLDNMDLALLRESLTVVPPGIETEASGGVTLETLRQLAEASPHGPDFVSVGRLTHSAPVADFSMRIRKA; via the coding sequence ATGTCATCGCATACCGTACCGGATTTCGACACCTTCTTCGCGGGCCAGCCCCGCGAGCACCTGCTGGCCGCCATCGACCTGGCCCTGCTGGAAGACGGCCCCGACCTGACCAGCGACGCCGTGTTCGGCCCCGTGGACCGGCTGGCCGCCCAGATCGTGGCCAAGCAGCAGACCCTGGTGGCCGGGCTGCCCATTGCCCCGCTGGTGATGGAGCGCTGCGCCGCCCTGCTGGAAAGCCCTGTGGTGGGCGGCTGGACGTGGACCCCCCACACCGCCGATGGCGACGAACTGCCCTCCGGCTTCATCGCCGCCGACATCGAAGGCCCGGCGCGGCTGGTGCTGAAGGCGGAACGAGTCATCCTGAACTTCGTCTGCCACCTGTCCGGCATCGCCAACCTTACCCGCCGCTACACGCGCGAACTTGATGGCACGTCCACCCGCCTGCTGGATACGCGCAAGACCCTGCCGGGGCTGCGCTTTCCCGAAAAGTACGCGGTGCTGGTGGGCGGCGGGCAAAACCACCGCCGCACCCTGGCCGAAATGCTGATGCTGAAGGACAACCACATCGACGCCGCCGGTTCCATCACCGCCGCCGTTGCGGCGCTGCGCGCGGCCTATGCGCCCTGCCCGCCCATCGAGGTGGAATGCCGCACCCTGGACGAGGTGCGCGAGGCCGTGGCCTGCAAGGTGGACCGCATCATGCTGGACAACATGGACCTTGCGCTCCTGCGCGAGTCGCTTACAGTGGTGCCCCCCGGCATCGAAACCGAGGCCAGCGGCGGCGTAACCCTGGAAACGCTGCGGCAACTGGCCGAGGCATCCCCCCACGGGCCGGATTTCGTCTCCGTGGGCAGGCTTACCCACTCCGCCCCAGTGGCGGACTTCAGCATGCGCATACGCAAGGCATGA
- a CDS encoding ABC transporter ATP-binding protein produces MIECRNVSKTFIQKGKQEVPVLEDVSLDVQANEFVVILGPGQSGKSTLLRIIAGLETPTTGTVILDGEPVTGPGADRGLVFQGYMLFPWKTVLGNVEMGPKLSGLPGDEARDIALHYIDLVGLKGFEKHYPHQLSGGMKQRVGIARAYANKPRVMLLDEPFGQLDAQTRIFMEQETERIWQTDKRTVLFVTNNTDEALFLADRIVTIEGKLPGRVQRTYTVDLPRPRDLTGKHFLEMRREIIDASVLTL; encoded by the coding sequence GTGATCGAATGCCGCAACGTAAGCAAGACCTTCATCCAGAAGGGCAAGCAGGAAGTGCCGGTGCTAGAGGACGTGAGCCTCGACGTGCAGGCCAACGAATTCGTGGTCATCCTGGGGCCCGGCCAAAGCGGCAAGAGCACGCTGCTGCGCATCATCGCCGGGCTGGAAACGCCCACCACCGGCACCGTGATCCTGGACGGCGAGCCGGTGACCGGGCCGGGGGCCGACCGAGGGCTGGTGTTCCAGGGGTACATGCTGTTTCCGTGGAAGACCGTGCTCGGCAACGTGGAAATGGGGCCGAAGCTCAGCGGCCTGCCCGGGGACGAGGCCCGCGACATCGCCCTGCACTACATCGATCTGGTGGGGCTGAAGGGCTTTGAAAAACACTACCCGCACCAGCTTTCCGGCGGCATGAAGCAGCGCGTGGGCATTGCCCGCGCCTACGCCAACAAGCCCCGGGTGATGCTGCTGGACGAACCCTTCGGCCAGTTGGACGCCCAGACGCGCATTTTCATGGAGCAGGAAACCGAACGCATCTGGCAGACCGACAAGCGCACCGTCCTCTTCGTCACCAACAATACCGACGAGGCGCTGTTCCTGGCCGACCGGATCGTGACCATCGAGGGCAAGCTGCCCGGACGGGTGCAGCGCACCTACACCGTGGACCTGCCCCGCCCGCGCGACCTGACGGGCAAGCACTTTCTGGAGATGCGCCGCGAGATCATAGACGCCTCGGTGCTGACGCTGTAG
- the nadA gene encoding quinolinate synthase NadA produces the protein MTAQPSQKERIAALRAALGPDLTIMGHHYQHESVIRHTDLRGDSLELARRVADTDAASIVFCGVYFMAESAALLARPGQKVYLPEHSANCVMAQMAPAERVDAVLRALQADGRKVVPLAYVNTSLAVKAVVGRHGGAVCTSANARTMLEWTRSQGDAVLFLPDKNLARNTANLLGIPDNKRHMLDVRAANFGVDVLTAEARRAELLIWPGCCAIHARFNLRQMETARATHPGCRIVVHPECSPEVVNAADAAGSTTTIIRFAEAAPDGATVIVGTEINLVRRLARQHAGRLTVLPLLESACSHMARVTEPKLLHTLEGVAAGTEAPVTVPMDLHEPAKAALQRMLDACA, from the coding sequence ATGACCGCACAGCCCTCCCAGAAAGAGCGCATCGCCGCGCTGCGCGCCGCGCTCGGCCCCGACCTGACCATCATGGGCCACCACTACCAGCACGAATCGGTCATCCGGCACACCGACCTGCGTGGCGACTCGCTGGAACTGGCCCGCCGCGTGGCCGACACGGACGCCGCCAGCATCGTGTTCTGCGGGGTGTACTTCATGGCGGAATCCGCAGCCCTGCTGGCGCGGCCCGGCCAGAAGGTGTACCTGCCGGAGCATTCCGCCAACTGCGTCATGGCCCAGATGGCCCCGGCGGAACGGGTGGACGCGGTGCTGCGCGCCCTTCAGGCCGATGGCCGCAAGGTGGTGCCGCTGGCCTACGTGAACACCTCGCTGGCCGTTAAGGCCGTGGTGGGGCGGCACGGCGGCGCGGTGTGCACCTCCGCCAACGCGCGCACCATGCTGGAATGGACCCGCAGCCAAGGCGACGCCGTGCTGTTTCTGCCGGACAAGAACCTGGCCCGCAACACCGCGAACCTGCTGGGCATTCCCGACAACAAACGGCACATGCTGGACGTACGTGCCGCCAATTTCGGCGTAGACGTGCTGACTGCCGAGGCCCGCCGGGCGGAGCTGCTGATCTGGCCCGGCTGCTGCGCCATCCACGCCCGGTTCAACCTGCGCCAGATGGAAACGGCCCGCGCCACGCACCCCGGCTGCCGCATCGTGGTGCATCCGGAATGTTCGCCAGAGGTGGTCAACGCCGCCGATGCCGCCGGGTCCACCACCACCATCATCCGCTTTGCCGAAGCGGCCCCGGACGGCGCCACCGTCATCGTGGGTACGGAAATCAACCTCGTGCGGCGGCTGGCCCGCCAGCATGCCGGGCGGCTGACCGTGCTGCCCCTGCTGGAAAGCGCCTGTTCGCACATGGCCCGCGTGACCGAGCCCAAGCTGCTACACACCCTGGAGGGCGTGGCGGCGGGCACGGAAGCCCCGGTCACCGTACCCATGGACCTGCACGAACCCGCCAAGGCAGCCCTGCAACGCATGCTGGACGCCTGTGCCTGA
- the larB gene encoding nickel pincer cofactor biosynthesis protein LarB codes for MDRTDALRDLLEGIRAGTIDVDKGMSQLRDLPYLEMGHTRFDIHRKLRNGFPEVVYGAGKTPEQVAEIFTRLRGLSHVLATRVSPEMAAHVLAACPEAAYNPLGRTLTMLHGELVFKPGEIGIITAGTSDLPVAEEARVTCEMLGSKAWVISDVGVAGVHRLFDRLDELRKARVLIVVAGMEGALTSVVGGLVSQPLIAVPTSVGYGANFAGLSALLGMLTSCASGITVVNIDNGFGAACAACRINNLFA; via the coding sequence ATGGACAGGACAGACGCCCTGCGCGACCTGCTGGAAGGCATCCGCGCCGGCACCATCGATGTGGACAAGGGCATGTCGCAACTGCGCGACCTGCCGTACCTTGAAATGGGCCACACCCGCTTCGACATACACCGCAAGCTGCGCAACGGTTTTCCCGAGGTGGTCTACGGCGCGGGCAAGACGCCCGAACAGGTGGCGGAGATTTTTACCCGGCTGCGCGGCCTCAGCCATGTGCTGGCCACCCGCGTTTCGCCGGAAATGGCCGCGCACGTGCTGGCCGCCTGCCCGGAGGCCGCCTACAACCCCCTTGGCCGCACCCTGACCATGCTGCACGGCGAACTGGTCTTCAAGCCCGGCGAGATCGGCATCATCACCGCCGGAACCTCCGACCTGCCCGTGGCCGAAGAAGCCCGCGTGACCTGCGAGATGCTGGGCAGCAAGGCGTGGGTCATCTCCGACGTGGGCGTGGCGGGCGTGCACCGGCTGTTCGACCGGCTGGACGAACTGCGCAAGGCCCGCGTGCTCATCGTGGTGGCGGGCATGGAAGGCGCGCTCACCAGCGTGGTGGGCGGGCTTGTCTCGCAGCCGCTCATCGCCGTGCCCACCTCGGTGGGGTACGGGGCCAACTTCGCCGGGCTGTCCGCGCTGCTCGGCATGCTCACCTCGTGCGCCAGCGGCATCACCGTGGTCAACATCGACAACGGGTTCGGTGCGGCCTGCGCCGCGTGCCGCATCAACAACCTGTTTGCGTAA
- the larC gene encoding nickel pincer cofactor biosynthesis protein LarC: MKILFYDCFAGMSGDMHLAALLSLGVEPDYLRAELSRLGLDHEFELRVTPGMRKGIAGVRVDVALAHEGPADQQGCGQDCEQGGGQGDGHEHGHHHPHGHGDHHHAHHHDHRHDHHHDQPHDAEQHAGHGHGHSHQPAHAHAHHASEHAHAHHVPDHAHAHHASDHAHAHSAPDNDHHHAHAHGHHHPPHRNLPGIEAIITASTLPEQVQRTSLAIFRKLAEAEAKVHGKPVDEVHFHEVGATDSIVDIVGAAICYHRLGVDAAWASPVELGGGFVRCAHGLMPVPAPATAEILSGIPTTRGATPHETTTPTGAAILATLVSRFTAAPRMAVQRTGYGIGHRDTELPNLLRVHLAEVDATHAGLAAGGASATAFPAAFGAASGTTSGIAAPLPTEPARLLQCNIDDMTAEQLAVAMEQLMEAGAMDVHFTPIMMKKGRPATCVSLLCAQDEQERFARLLFRHTTTLGIKSVPIDKLVLETRFERLETPLGPVTMKLALLDGEVLRAKPELEDCKALARQHSIPLADVYLAIGKART, translated from the coding sequence GTGAAGATACTGTTCTACGATTGCTTCGCGGGCATGAGCGGCGACATGCACCTTGCCGCGCTGCTGTCCCTTGGCGTGGAGCCCGACTACCTGCGGGCCGAGCTTTCCCGGCTGGGGCTGGACCACGAGTTCGAACTGCGGGTGACGCCCGGCATGCGCAAGGGCATTGCTGGCGTGCGCGTGGACGTGGCGCTGGCACACGAAGGCCCCGCTGACCAACAGGGCTGCGGGCAGGACTGCGAGCAGGGTGGCGGGCAGGGCGATGGACACGAGCATGGGCATCACCACCCGCACGGGCATGGTGACCATCATCACGCACATCACCACGACCACCGGCACGACCACCATCATGACCAGCCGCACGACGCGGAGCAGCATGCCGGGCACGGTCATGGCCATTCCCATCAGCCTGCCCATGCGCACGCGCATCATGCTTCCGAGCATGCGCACGCGCATCATGTCCCCGACCATGCGCACGCGCATCATGCTTCCGACCACGCGCACGCGCATAGTGCCCCCGACAACGACCATCATCATGCCCACGCGCACGGCCACCACCACCCGCCGCACCGCAACCTGCCGGGCATAGAGGCCATCATCACCGCCAGCACGCTGCCGGAGCAGGTGCAGCGCACCAGTCTTGCCATCTTTCGCAAGCTGGCCGAGGCAGAGGCCAAGGTGCACGGCAAACCGGTGGACGAGGTGCATTTTCACGAGGTGGGGGCCACCGACTCCATCGTGGACATCGTGGGCGCGGCCATCTGCTACCACCGTCTGGGCGTGGACGCGGCCTGGGCCTCGCCCGTGGAACTGGGCGGCGGCTTCGTGCGTTGCGCCCACGGGCTGATGCCCGTGCCCGCCCCGGCCACGGCGGAGATACTGTCCGGCATTCCCACCACGCGCGGGGCCACCCCGCACGAGACCACCACCCCCACGGGCGCGGCCATTCTGGCCACGCTGGTGTCCCGGTTCACCGCCGCGCCGCGCATGGCCGTGCAGCGCACCGGCTACGGCATCGGCCACCGCGATACCGAACTGCCCAACCTGCTGCGGGTGCATCTGGCAGAGGTGGATGCAACGCACGCTGGTCTGGCGGCTGGCGGTGCGTCCGCCACGGCATTCCCCGCCGCATTCGGTGCCGCGTCCGGTACCACATCCGGAATCGCAGCACCGCTGCCCACGGAACCCGCGCGCCTGCTGCAATGCAACATCGACGACATGACCGCCGAGCAACTGGCCGTGGCCATGGAGCAACTGATGGAAGCAGGCGCCATGGACGTGCATTTCACGCCCATCATGATGAAGAAGGGGCGGCCCGCCACCTGCGTTTCGCTGCTGTGCGCGCAGGACGAGCAGGAACGCTTCGCCCGGCTGCTGTTCCGGCACACCACCACGCTGGGCATCAAGAGCGTGCCCATCGACAAGCTGGTGCTGGAAACGCGCTTCGAGCGGCTGGAAACCCCGCTGGGTCCTGTAACCATGAAGCTGGCCCTGCTGGACGGCGAGGTGCTGCGCGCCAAGCCGGAACTGGAAGACTGCAAGGCGCTGGCGCGCCAGCATTCCATCCCGCTGGCCGATGTCTACCTTGCCATCGGCAAGGCCCGCACATAG
- the nadB gene encoding L-aspartate oxidase yields MNNSTYRLHTPVLVIGSGIAGCTAALTLADQGMEVTLINSGQQLDSGNSALAQGGIVFRAGDGDPRQLESDILIAGHRHNHLRAVRHIARNGPKAVQDILVDRLHIPFAKGRTPECEWDLTMEGGHGAHRILHCADYTGRAIMDGLMAAVNDAPNIRVLSERTAVDLLTSHHHARNNEFRYQLNNQCVGAYVFNEQLRRVETILADITVLATGGIGQVYLHTTNSPACIGSGVAMASRAFVRTENLEYVQFHPTALLHRSSRRFLVTEAMRGEGGRLVNGSGEHFMERYDPRADLAPRDIVARSIVEEMLRNGEECVYLDARHMEQDPSERFPTIFARCMELGIDIRRDLIPVVPAAHYFCGGILTDLTGRTTLERLYSVGECSCTGVHGANRLASTSLLEALLWGRAAAEDIARRSGAQRGLGKRLRDSIPDWQSSGDERNDDPALIAQDWATIRHTMWNYVGITRTRSRLQRAFEDLRDLSRHLHDFYKRTPLSKPLVDLFHGCQTAYMVTMAALRNKQSLGCHYRVD; encoded by the coding sequence ATGAACAATTCCACCTACCGCCTGCACACCCCGGTTCTGGTCATCGGCTCGGGCATCGCCGGGTGCACCGCCGCGCTCACCCTGGCCGACCAGGGCATGGAAGTGACGCTCATCAACAGCGGCCAGCAACTGGACAGCGGCAATTCCGCCCTGGCCCAGGGCGGCATCGTGTTCCGCGCGGGCGACGGCGACCCCCGCCAACTGGAAAGCGACATCCTCATCGCCGGGCACCGCCACAACCATTTGCGCGCGGTGCGCCACATTGCCCGCAACGGCCCCAAGGCCGTGCAGGACATCCTTGTGGACCGGCTGCACATTCCCTTCGCCAAGGGGCGCACCCCCGAATGCGAATGGGACCTGACCATGGAAGGTGGCCACGGGGCGCACCGCATCCTGCACTGCGCCGACTACACCGGGCGGGCCATCATGGACGGGTTGATGGCGGCGGTGAATGACGCCCCCAACATCCGCGTGCTGTCGGAACGCACCGCCGTCGACCTGCTGACCAGCCATCACCACGCCCGCAACAACGAATTCCGCTACCAGCTCAACAACCAGTGCGTGGGGGCCTACGTCTTCAACGAGCAACTGCGCCGGGTGGAAACCATCCTTGCGGACATCACCGTGCTGGCCACCGGCGGCATCGGGCAGGTGTACCTGCACACCACCAACAGCCCGGCCTGCATCGGATCCGGCGTCGCCATGGCCAGCCGCGCCTTCGTACGCACGGAAAACCTGGAGTACGTGCAGTTCCACCCCACCGCCCTGCTGCACCGCAGTTCGCGCCGGTTCCTGGTCACCGAGGCCATGCGCGGCGAAGGCGGGCGGCTGGTGAACGGCAGCGGCGAGCATTTCATGGAACGCTACGACCCCCGCGCCGACCTGGCTCCGCGCGACATCGTGGCCCGGTCCATCGTGGAGGAAATGCTGCGCAACGGCGAGGAATGCGTGTACCTGGACGCCCGCCACATGGAGCAGGACCCTTCGGAGCGCTTTCCCACCATCTTTGCCCGGTGCATGGAACTGGGCATCGACATCCGGCGCGACCTGATCCCCGTGGTGCCCGCCGCACACTACTTCTGCGGCGGCATCCTTACCGACCTGACGGGCCGCACCACCCTGGAACGGCTGTACAGCGTGGGCGAATGCAGCTGCACCGGCGTGCACGGCGCCAACCGTCTTGCCTCCACCTCGCTGCTCGAAGCGCTGCTGTGGGGCCGCGCCGCCGCAGAGGACATCGCCAGGCGCTCCGGCGCCCAGCGCGGCCTTGGCAAGCGCCTGCGCGACTCCATCCCCGACTGGCAGTCCTCCGGCGACGAGCGCAACGACGACCCGGCCCTCATCGCGCAGGATTGGGCCACCATCCGCCACACCATGTGGAACTACGTGGGCATCACCCGCACCCGCAGCCGCCTGCAACGCGCCTTCGAAGACCTGCGCGACCTGTCGCGGCACCTGCACGACTTCTACAAGCGCACCCCGCTCTCCAAACCCCTCGTGGACCTGTTCCACGGCTGCCAGACCGCGTACATGGTGACCATGGCCGCGCTGCGGAACAAGCAGAGCCTGGGGTGTCATTACCGGGTGGACTGA
- the mgtE gene encoding magnesium transporter, with protein sequence MAGQDHGQEHGHDRECVDGAPRDDGDACRTIVLPEECRDPATPGEDAEFAHPADVADHLENLSLERQVCVLRHLPAEDAADALAELDEHVRVDLLENLDADVAAQILSEMSPDDAADVLDELDEDHRDVLLSSLETEDAEEIRHLMAFDPDTAGGVMNTEVIILDHGLTADQAISQIRAEIEDKEIPYYAYVVDEQDRLVGVLSLRDIMLCKPGNKLRDEVRGQGLISVLFDQDKEEVAHLLGHYNFMAMPVVDYEGRLLGVVTHDDIIDIIHDEASEDMLGMVGAGTDESVDTPWHESVLKRLPWLVINMLNSAVSASVVYMFEGSIAQMAVLAVLMPMVANQAGNTGQQALAVMIRQLAVERFDRRKAWWAVLREAKIGLSSGAIVALLVLCAVWAFAGSWKLASVMSLALLLDMLLGALAGASIPLILRAVGRDPAQASSIFLTAITDGAGFFIFLGLATLVLF encoded by the coding sequence ATGGCAGGGCAGGATCACGGGCAGGAACACGGGCACGACCGCGAATGTGTGGACGGCGCCCCCCGCGACGACGGGGACGCCTGCCGGACCATCGTGCTGCCCGAGGAATGCCGCGACCCCGCCACGCCCGGTGAAGACGCCGAGTTCGCCCACCCCGCCGACGTCGCCGACCATCTGGAAAACCTTTCGCTGGAACGACAGGTGTGCGTGCTGCGCCACCTGCCCGCAGAGGACGCCGCCGACGCACTGGCCGAGCTTGACGAGCACGTGCGCGTCGACCTGCTGGAGAACCTCGACGCCGACGTGGCCGCCCAGATCCTGTCCGAAATGTCGCCCGACGACGCGGCGGACGTGCTGGACGAACTGGACGAGGACCACCGCGACGTCCTGCTGAGCAGCCTGGAAACCGAGGACGCCGAGGAAATCCGCCACCTCATGGCCTTCGACCCGGACACCGCGGGCGGGGTCATGAACACCGAGGTTATCATCCTCGACCACGGCCTGACCGCCGACCAGGCCATCTCGCAGATTCGCGCCGAGATCGAGGACAAGGAAATCCCCTACTATGCCTACGTGGTGGACGAGCAGGACCGGCTGGTGGGCGTGCTTTCGCTGCGCGACATCATGCTCTGCAAGCCCGGCAACAAGCTGCGGGACGAGGTGCGCGGCCAGGGTCTGATTTCCGTGCTGTTCGACCAGGACAAGGAAGAGGTGGCGCACCTGCTGGGCCACTACAACTTCATGGCCATGCCCGTGGTGGACTACGAGGGCCGCCTGCTGGGCGTGGTCACCCACGACGACATCATCGACATCATCCACGACGAAGCGTCCGAGGACATGCTGGGCATGGTGGGCGCGGGCACGGACGAAAGCGTGGACACGCCGTGGCACGAATCGGTGCTGAAGCGGCTGCCTTGGCTGGTCATCAACATGCTGAATTCGGCGGTGTCGGCGTCCGTGGTGTACATGTTCGAGGGGTCCATCGCCCAGATGGCGGTGCTGGCCGTGCTGATGCCCATGGTGGCCAACCAGGCGGGCAACACCGGGCAGCAGGCGCTGGCCGTGATGATCCGGCAATTGGCGGTAGAGCGGTTCGACCGGCGCAAGGCGTGGTGGGCCGTGCTGCGCGAGGCCAAGATCGGCCTGTCCAGCGGAGCCATCGTGGCATTGCTGGTGCTGTGCGCGGTGTGGGCGTTTGCCGGGTCGTGGAAGCTGGCCTCTGTGATGTCGCTGGCGCTGCTGCTGGACATGCTGCTGGGCGCGCTGGCCGGGGCGTCCATTCCGCTCATTTTGCGGGCCGTGGGGCGTGACCCGGCGCAGGCGTCCAGCATCTTCCTGACCGCCATCACCGATGGCGCGGGGTTTTTCATCTTTCTGGGGCTGGCGACGCTGGTGTTGTTTTAG